In Lates calcarifer isolate ASB-BC8 linkage group LG15, TLL_Latcal_v3, whole genome shotgun sequence, one genomic interval encodes:
- the LOC108876249 gene encoding E3 ubiquitin-protein ligase RNF19A yields MNRNRGSGFGPGSEADEAIAAKDVRFCCISFTAGDPHPSAKIRLLDVTTRLIRRSHHVLNTDGPSGALSPPHPGPSSPSLIHHLTPSPSPIPLPDLPAHVRDRLPNPGSPLAHPSPPSGEMSLQKQLGGGSGGGMGSDRDLQSTASSISLPSVKKAPKKRRLSLASLFRRRGREPKSGRQRSRELQHPGPLGLGGVDGIASIESIHSEMCNDKNAAFFSVAGTGAASAAAASTSSASGPSSSTSSSFKAGGGVGSELLECPLCLLRHSRENFPDIMTCHHRSCIDCLRQYLRIEISESRVNISCPECSERFNPHDIRMILGDRALMEKYEEFMLRRWLVADPDCRWCPAPDCGYAVIAFGCASCPKITCGREGCGTEFCYHCKQLWHPNQTCDAARQQRAQSLRLRTVRSSSLSYSQESGAAADDIKPCPRCAAYIIKMNDGSCNHMTCAVCGCEFCWLCMKEISDLHYLSPSGCTFWGKKPWSRKKKILWQLGTLVGAPVGIALIAGIAIPAMIIGIPVYVGRKIHNRYEGKDISNHKRNLVIAGGVTLSVIVSPVVAAVTVGIGVPIMLAYVYGVVPISLCRSGGCGVSAGNGKGVRIEFDDENDMNVGSGAAATDTTSVADPRNNPSIGEGSVGGLTGSLSASGSHMDRLGAMRDNLSETASTMALAGASITGSLSGSAMVNYLNRLEVQADVQKERCSLSGESGTVSLGTISDNASTKAMAGSILNAYMPLDRDGNSMEVQVDIESKPSKQRHHSGSSSVDDSGHVGRCGWTCPSNGCASSEGKGTSTKWAKEASCCSSSSSGGKKSKGKLRKKGCGGTKINETREDMDAQLLEQRSTNSSEFDSPSLSGSLPSVADSHSSHFSEFSCSDLESMKTSCSHGSSGGDYHTRFATVSPLPEVENDRLETCPTSSSSSSQGQGTVITPHSPNSTTSSLGHGAELSPLCFITEENVNLVCPAELDSHSNTGEQLKETNNNHHRSQHLSQTQQQPKNSCIQTDI; encoded by the exons ATGAACAGGAATAGAG GCTCTGGCTTTGGCCCAGGCTCAGAGGCAGATGAGGCCATCGCCGCCAAAGATGTTAG GTTCTGTTGCATCAGTTTCACAGCAGGTGACCCCCACCCCTCCGCCAAAATCCGGCTATTAGATGTGACCACGAGGTTGATCAGGAGAAGCCACCATGTCTTAAACACAGACGGGCCCTCTGGAGCCCTGTCCCCCCCCCACCCTGGCCCATCCTCCCCATCCCTCATCCACCACCTTACCCCCTCCCCAAGCCCCATCCCTCTCCCAGACCTACCTGCACATGTGAGGGACAGGCTACCCAACCCTGGCTCTCCACTGGcacacccctcccctccctcaggAGAGATGAGCCTGCAGAAGCAGCtgggtggtggtagtggtggagGGATGGGCTCTGACCGGGACCTTCAGTCTACTGCTTCCTCCATCTCCCTGCCCTCTGTGAAGAAGGCCCCCAAGAAGAGGCGCCTCTCCCTGGCCTCTCTTTTCAGACGGCGAGGACGAGAACCCAAATCAGGCCGCCAAAGGTCCAGAGAGCTCCAGCACCCTGGACCTTTAGGCCTTGGAGGGGTGGATGGCATTGCCAGCATTGAGAGCATCCACTCTGAGATGTGTAATGACAAGAACGCTGCCTTCTTCTCTGTGGCTGGGACTGgagctgcctctgctgctgctgcctccaccTCATCTGCCTCAGGGCCTtcttcctctacctcctcctccttcaaggcagggggtggggtggggtcgGAGCTACTGGAGTGCCCGCTGTGCCTTCTGCGCCACTCCAGGGAGAACTTCCCTGACATCATGACCTGTCACCACCGCTCCTGCATCGATTGCCTACGCCAGTACCTACGCATTGAGATCTCAGAGTCACGTGTCAACATCAGCTGCCCTGAGTGCTCAGAGCGCTTCAACCCACACGACATCCGCATGATCTTGGGTGACCGGGCGCTTATGGAGAAATATGAGGAGTTCATGCTGAGGAGGTGGCTGGTGGCAGACCCTGACTGCCGCTGGTGCCCTGCACCGGATTGTGG GTATGCAGTGATAGCCTTCGGATGTGCCAGCTGTCCTAAGATCACATGCGGCAGGGAGGGCTGTGGTACTGAGTTCTGTTACCACTGTAAGCAGCTGTGGCATCCCAACCAAACCTGTGATGCAGCACGACAGCAGAGAGCCCAGAGCCTTCGCCTGAGGACTGTTCGCTCGTCCTCCCTCAGCTATAGCCAAGAGAGTGGAGCTGCAG ctgATGATATCAAGCCATGTCCGCGCTGTGCTGCTTACATCATCAAGATGAATGACGGCAGTTGTAACCACATGACCTGTGCCGTCTGTGGCTGTGAGTTCTGTTGGCTCTGTATGAAGGAAATATCAGACCTGCACTACCTGAG TCCATCAGGCTGTACTTTCTGGGGGAAGAAGCCATggagcaggaagaagaagattctgtggcAACTGGGAACACTTGTGGGTGCCCCTGTTGGTATCGCACTCATCGCTGGGATAGCTATTCCTGCCATGATTATTGGCATTCCTGTATATGTTGGAAGGAAG ATCCACAACCGCTATGAAGGCAAAGATATTTCCAACCACAAGAGGAACCTGGTGATCGCTGGTGGGGTGACCCTCTCTGTCATTGTGTCTCCAGTGGTAGCTGCAGTCACTGTCG GCATTGGTGTTCCCATCATGCTTGCATACGTCTATGGCGTGGtgcccatctctctctgtcgtAGTGGAGGTTGTGGCGTCTCTGCTGGGAATGGCAAAGGAGTTCGCATAGagtttgatgatgaaaatgacatgaatgtTGGCAGTGGGGCAGCTGCCACTG ATACGACATCAGTGGCAGACCCGAGGAACAACCCCAGTATAGGTGAAGGCAGTGTTGGGGGGTTGACTGGCAGCCTGAGCGCCAGTGGCAGCCACATGGACCGTCTGGGTGCCATGAGGGACAACCTGAGTGAAACTGCCTCCACCATGGCCCTGGCTGGAGCCAGCATCACTGGCAGCCTCTCTGGCAGTGCCATGGTCAATTACCTAAACag GCTGGAGGTGCAGGCTGATGTGCAGAAGGAGCGCTGCAGTCTCAGTGGTGAATCTGGCACCGTCAGCCTAGGTACAATCAGTGACAATGCTAGCACCAAAGCAATGGCTGGATCCATTCTTAACGCCTACATGCCCCTAGACAG AGATGGGAACAGTATGGAGGTCCAGGTTGACATTGAGTCCAAACCCAGCAAACAACGGCaccacagtggcagcagcagtgtagaTGACAGTGGCCATGTTGGCCGTTGTGGCTGGACGTGCCCTTCTAACGGCTGCGCCTCCTCAGAGGGCAAAGGAACCTCCACCAAGTGGGCCAAAGAGGcatcctgctgctcctcttccAGCTCAGGGGGCAAAAAGAGCAAAGGCAAGCTGCGCAAGAAAGGCTGCGGAGGCACCAAAATCAATGAGACGCGGGAGGACATGGATGCTCAGCTGCTGGAGCAGCGCAGCACCAACTCCTCTGAGTTCGACTCTCCTTCCCTGAGCGGCAGCCTGCCCTCAGTGGCTGACTCCCACTCCAGCCATTTCTCTGAGTTCAGCTGCTCAGATCTAGAAAGCATGAAGACGTCCTGTAGCCACGGCTCCAGCGGAGGCGACTACCACACACGCTTCGCCACTGTCAGCCCCTTACCTGAGGTGGAGAATGACCGTCTGGAGACCTGCCccacttcttcatcctcttcctcccagGGACAAGGAACTGTGATCACTCCCCATTCCCCCaactccaccacctcctccctggGCCACGGTGCAGAGCTCTCACCTCTCTGCTTCATCACAGAAGAGAATGTCAATCTGGTATGTCCCGCTGAGCTGGACTCTCACAGCAACACCGGAGAGCAGCTTAAAgaaaccaacaacaaccaccaccGATCGCAACATCTATCCCAAACCCAGCAGCAGCCTAAGAACTCCTGTATACAGACTGACATCTGA